A stretch of the Myripristis murdjan chromosome 24, fMyrMur1.1, whole genome shotgun sequence genome encodes the following:
- the LOC115356378 gene encoding bromo adjacent homology domain-containing 1 protein has product MTHARQKGSLRQSHSTEWRDNCPRWPHGGIMGGAWPERSLRFGRTKKISEIIKQGKGAAKRMTDRRGKSSDQNRKLDRRRDKKRDRKLYPLRGRAGGSDGEGLSCHVLLTRLEESIREQESSEGRGRNDGHRQLSLKPRSCKGKRSGQRETKIIPKTKSKSNSPRHGEGMHVPEPRKRRLASLNAEAVNSLLLDPQPATKQARKQQDEPTIGGSSLDIDLARTGVPGGPKVSRGSISKTSTSQDPCQSSKQIKKTKANRGDEGGAMSQESLDAPAPRRLAGLNAAALLKLTSSSATSKQRVKATPTATVTTDCKAPTAASTPKQCSRVKLKPKGRTQKQKGKKVPPLHGGCTSCKKKADFEPKVEWETGSCTHRLTKPGYQSRSMLAYPLKPVKEEQVEAELSPYYCCPPEGSVEYCHRLAFFLGQQAYGDSDDQPLNSAMTPVKRECLVTSPSLTHSHPHTALTLSPHPCLCTADHCFSSYYVHIAHPTHTGTTSAALASRPLNFAPSTLCPNRMSSSKLLGPRVSHASGLAHPAYCGSVGSPCYGEACRISGYAYRAMPPVTSRGCTFSTGCTGCTHSIKTEGYSSPQGEHSPPLLGPPTLPMSSCPLPSVPSSTQAKPHLLTPLSGRDQPQARLKLARECPQSTKPSNGSLSMGRTQLTQKQPSSMPSLGSTKQKKVSRRRATNGWRPVGEPTEKEVFIAGEEETALRQCYEGVERDGEVIHVRDTVLLRSGPRKKSLPYVAKISALWEDPKTGELMMSLFWYYRPEHTQGGRDPSTHCENEIFASRHQDENSVACIEDRCYVLPLAQYCRFCALVKRRAEGAPPGSASMVPCRPDFAPPSHRCVPTDVDPELVYLCRHVYDFRYGRILKNLQ; this is encoded by the exons ATGACTCACGCAAGGCAGAAGGGTTCCCTCAGGCAGAGCCACAGCACTGAGTGGCGGGACAACTGCCCTCGTTGGCCACATGGTGGCATTATGGGCGGAGCCTGGCCTGAGCGCTCACTACGGTTTGGAAGGACAAAGAAGATAAGTGAGATCATCAAACAAGGAAAAGGCGCGGCCAAGAGAATGACTGACAGGAGAGGGAAAAGCTCAGATCAGAACAGAAAGCTCGACCGGAGGCGTGATAAGAAACGGGACAGAAAGTTGTATCCTCTGCGGGGAAGGGCCGGGGGTTCAGATGGGGAAGGGCTTAGCTGCCACGTCCTCCTCACCCGATTAGAGGAAAGCATCCGTGAACAGGAGAGTTCTGAGGGAAGGGGGAGAAATGACGGACATCGACAATTGTCTCTCAAACCCAGATCCTGCAAAGGCAAACGCAGtggacaaagagagacaaagataaTACCAAAAACCAAATCAAAGTCAAACAGCCCAAGGCATGGCGAGGGTATGCATGTCCCAGAACCACGCAAGCGCCGTCTGGCCTCTCTCAACGCCGAGGCAGTGAACAGTCTGCTGCTTGACCCGCAGCCGGCAACCAAACAGGCAAGGAAACAGCAGGATGAGCCCACCATTGGAGGAAGTTCCCTGGACATAGATCTAGCAAGGACCGGGGTTCCCGGAGGTCCTAAGGTTTCCCGAGGCAGCATCAGCAAAACCTCTACTTCTCAAGACCCGTGCCAAAGCTCTAAACAGATCAAGAAGACCAAAGCCAACCGAGGTGATGAGGGAGGGGCGATGAGTCAGGAGAGTCTTGACGCCCCCGCCCCCAGACGATTGGCTGGTCTCAACGCTGCAGCCCTGCTGAAGTTAACCAGCTCCTCCGCCACCAGTAAACAGAGAGTCAAGGCCACACCTACAGCAACTGTCACAACAGACTGCAAGGCTCCCACTGCAGCCTCAACCCCAAAACAGTGCTCCAGAGTAAAACTCAAACCAAAGGGgcgcacacaaaaacagaagggGAAGAAGGTCCCTCCCCTACATGGTGGCTGCACGTCCTGCAAGAAGAAGGCGGACTTTGAGCCCAAAGTGGAGTGGGAGACTGGCAGCTGCACCCATCGGCTAACCAAACCTGGCTACCAGTCGCGCAGCATGTTGGCGTACCCACTAAAGCCAgtgaaggaggagcaggtggaggcTGAACTGAGCCCGTACTACTGCTGTCCGCCAGAGGGCTCGGTGGAGTACTGCCATCGCCTGGCTTTCTTCCTGGGCCAGCAGGCCTACGGCGACTCAGACGATCAGCCTCTTAACTCAGCCATGACCCCTGTGAAGCGAGAGTGCCTAGTAACATCGCCATCCCTGACCCATTCACACCCTCACACAGCTCTGACCCTCAGCCCCCACCCCTGCCTGTGCACCGCTGACCACTGCTTCTCTAGCTACTACGTTCACATcgcccaccccacacacactggAACAACGTCAGCGGCTCTGGCTTCACGACCTCTGAACTTTGCCCCTTCCACTTTGTGCCCTAATCGGATGAGCAGCTCCAAGCTGCTGGGCCCTCGGGTGTCCCACGCCTCAGGACTGGCCCACCCCGCCTACTGTGGCTCAGTGGGCTCGCCCTGCTACGGAGAAGCCTGCAGAATCAGCGGCTACGCCTACAGAGCCATGCCTCCCGTCACCAGCAGGGGGTGTACTTTCAGCACAGGATGCACTGGTTGCACACACAGCATCAAAACAG AGGGTTACTCCTCCCCTCAGGGTGAGCACAGCCCCCCACTTCTGGGTCCCCCCACCCTTCCCATGTCCAGCTGCCCTCTCCCTAGCGTGCCCTCTTCCACCCAGGCTAAACCCCACCTGCTGACCCCCCTGTCTGGGCGAGACCAGCCCCAGGCCAGGTTGAAACTGGCCAGGGAGTGCCCACAGAGCACCAAGCCCTCCAATGGCTCCCTGTCCATGGGGCGCACCCAGCTGACCCAGAAACAGCCATCATCCATGCCAAGCCTCGGCAGCACCAAACAAAAGAAGGTCAGCCGCCGACGAGCCACCAACGGTTGGCGGCCTGTCGGAGAGCCCACGGAGAAAGAGGTCTTCATTGCG ggagaggaagagacagccCTGCGGCAGTGTTACGAAGGAGTGGAGAGGGATGGCGAAGTGATTCATGTCAGAGACACTGTGCTGCTGCGGTCTGGTCCCAGGAAGAAGTCCCTCCCCTATGTTGCCAAGATATCAGCTCTCTGGGAGGACCCCAAAACAG GAGAGCTGATGATGAGTCTTTTCTGGTACTACCGACCTGAGCACACCCAGGGAGGCAGAGATCCCAGCACACACTGTGAG AATGAGATTTTCGCCTCTCGGCATCAGGATGAAAACAGTGTGGCCTGCATAGAAGACAGATGCTATGTTCTCCCACTAGCCCAGTACTGTAg ATTTTGTGCCTTGGTGAAGCGGCGTGCCGAAGGCGCCCCACCTGGCAGTGCCAGCATGGTGCCCTGCCGCCCCGACTTCGCCCCCCCTTCTCACCGCTGTGTGCCCACAGACGTCGACCCCGAGCTGGTGTATCTCTGCCGACACGTCTACGATTTCCGCTACGGACGCATCCTGAAGAACCTGCAGTAG
- the LOC115356253 gene encoding echinoderm microtubule-associated protein-like 1 isoform X3, which produces MAAGTAAGDTQMEELVDHGLGMEETAHDLLEKSPLRETYHSDTLLAPDTDFMIDDRSSAASGLEVADRLTYLEQRMQMQEEEIQLLKMALADVLKRLNISEEHQATASRRASTARPVSLALPPKAPMVTSTVASLKKSTTLPSAVTARNYTSSPTPSKSTPRSPAGSVKDGPCKTAKPRPASAASASKKDSSSKSKDPAVGLGTRRVIHCKVTMQIYLSPLARRTGSSDTAKSAPTVPANSGPKSVPATQKSKTSAKTQLRKMTPTFTLNLQKTTTSQSTPLDTPKSKSPIKSPSQYFQICY; this is translated from the exons atggcAGCGGGCACGGCGGCGGGGGACACACAgatggaggagctggtggaccACGGTCTGGGGATGGAGGAGACGGCCCACGACCTGCTGGAGAAGTCCCCGCTCAGGGAGACCTACCACAGTGACACCCTGCTGGCCCCCGACACAGACTTCATGATAG ATGACCGCAGTTCGGCGGCCAGCGGCCTGGAGGTGGCTGACCGGCTGACCTATCTGGAGCAGAGGATGCagatgcaggaggaggagatccAGCTGCTGAAGATGGCTCTGGCTGATGTCCTGAAGCGGCTCAACATCTCCGAGGAGCACCAGGCCACTGCCAGCAGGAGGGCGTCCACAG cCCGACCAGTATCTCTCGCTCTGCCCCCCAAAGCGCCCATGGTGACCTCCACTGTTGCCTCTCTGAAGAAGAGCACcacactgccctctgctgtcaCAGCCAGGAACTACACCTCGTCACCAACACCCTCCAAGAG TACTCCGAGGAGCCCGGCAGGCAGCGTGAAGGACGGTCCGTGTAAGACTGCCAAACCACGGCctgcctctgcagcctctgccTCCAAGAAAGACAG CAGCAGCAAGTCCAAGGATCCTGCAGTAGGTCTGG GGACAAGACGTGTCATACACTGCAAAG TGACTATGCAGATCTATCTGAGCCCCCTCGCAAGAAGGACTGGGTCTTCTGACACCGCCAAATCTGCGCCCACGGTGCCTGCCAACAGTGGGCCCAAGAGCGTGCCAGCCACCCAGAAGTCAAAGACGAGCGCTAAAACGCAGTTGAGGAAAATGACCCCGACCTTTACCTTAAACCTGCAGAAAACCACAACCAGTCAGAGCACACCACTGGACACACCAAAAAGCAAAAGCCCCATCAAATCCCCCAGCCAGTACTTTCAGATTTGTTACTGA
- the LOC115356253 gene encoding echinoderm microtubule-associated protein-like 1 isoform X1, whose product MAAGTAAGDTQMEELVDHGLGMEETAHDLLEKSPLRETYHSDTLLAPDTDFMIDDRSSAASGLEVADRLTYLEQRMQMQEEEIQLLKMALADVLKRLNISEEHQATASRRASTGKARPVSLALPPKAPMVTSTVASLKKSTTLPSAVTARNYTSSPTPSKSTPRSPAGSVKDGPCKTAKPRPASAASASKKDSSSKSKDPAVGLGTRRVIHCKVTMQIYLSPLARRTGSSDTAKSAPTVPANSGPKSVPATQKSKTSAKTQLRKMTPTFTLNLQKTTTSQSTPLDTPKSKSPIKSPSQYFQICY is encoded by the exons atggcAGCGGGCACGGCGGCGGGGGACACACAgatggaggagctggtggaccACGGTCTGGGGATGGAGGAGACGGCCCACGACCTGCTGGAGAAGTCCCCGCTCAGGGAGACCTACCACAGTGACACCCTGCTGGCCCCCGACACAGACTTCATGATAG ATGACCGCAGTTCGGCGGCCAGCGGCCTGGAGGTGGCTGACCGGCTGACCTATCTGGAGCAGAGGATGCagatgcaggaggaggagatccAGCTGCTGAAGATGGCTCTGGCTGATGTCCTGAAGCGGCTCAACATCTCCGAGGAGCACCAGGCCACTGCCAGCAGGAGGGCGTCCACAGGTAAAG cCCGACCAGTATCTCTCGCTCTGCCCCCCAAAGCGCCCATGGTGACCTCCACTGTTGCCTCTCTGAAGAAGAGCACcacactgccctctgctgtcaCAGCCAGGAACTACACCTCGTCACCAACACCCTCCAAGAG TACTCCGAGGAGCCCGGCAGGCAGCGTGAAGGACGGTCCGTGTAAGACTGCCAAACCACGGCctgcctctgcagcctctgccTCCAAGAAAGACAG CAGCAGCAAGTCCAAGGATCCTGCAGTAGGTCTGG GGACAAGACGTGTCATACACTGCAAAG TGACTATGCAGATCTATCTGAGCCCCCTCGCAAGAAGGACTGGGTCTTCTGACACCGCCAAATCTGCGCCCACGGTGCCTGCCAACAGTGGGCCCAAGAGCGTGCCAGCCACCCAGAAGTCAAAGACGAGCGCTAAAACGCAGTTGAGGAAAATGACCCCGACCTTTACCTTAAACCTGCAGAAAACCACAACCAGTCAGAGCACACCACTGGACACACCAAAAAGCAAAAGCCCCATCAAATCCCCCAGCCAGTACTTTCAGATTTGTTACTGA
- the LOC115356253 gene encoding echinoderm microtubule-associated protein-like 1 isoform X2: MAAGTAAGDTQMEELVDHGLGMEETAHDLLEKSPLRETYHSDTLLAPDTDFMIDDRSSAASGLEVADRLTYLEQRMQMQEEEIQLLKMALADVLKRLNISEEHQATASRRASTGKARPVSLALPPKAPMVTSTVASLKKSTTLPSAVTARNYTSSPTPSKSTPRSPAGSVKDGPCKTAKPRPASAASASKKDSSKSKDPAVGLGTRRVIHCKVTMQIYLSPLARRTGSSDTAKSAPTVPANSGPKSVPATQKSKTSAKTQLRKMTPTFTLNLQKTTTSQSTPLDTPKSKSPIKSPSQYFQICY, translated from the exons atggcAGCGGGCACGGCGGCGGGGGACACACAgatggaggagctggtggaccACGGTCTGGGGATGGAGGAGACGGCCCACGACCTGCTGGAGAAGTCCCCGCTCAGGGAGACCTACCACAGTGACACCCTGCTGGCCCCCGACACAGACTTCATGATAG ATGACCGCAGTTCGGCGGCCAGCGGCCTGGAGGTGGCTGACCGGCTGACCTATCTGGAGCAGAGGATGCagatgcaggaggaggagatccAGCTGCTGAAGATGGCTCTGGCTGATGTCCTGAAGCGGCTCAACATCTCCGAGGAGCACCAGGCCACTGCCAGCAGGAGGGCGTCCACAGGTAAAG cCCGACCAGTATCTCTCGCTCTGCCCCCCAAAGCGCCCATGGTGACCTCCACTGTTGCCTCTCTGAAGAAGAGCACcacactgccctctgctgtcaCAGCCAGGAACTACACCTCGTCACCAACACCCTCCAAGAG TACTCCGAGGAGCCCGGCAGGCAGCGTGAAGGACGGTCCGTGTAAGACTGCCAAACCACGGCctgcctctgcagcctctgccTCCAAGAAAGACAG CAGCAAGTCCAAGGATCCTGCAGTAGGTCTGG GGACAAGACGTGTCATACACTGCAAAG TGACTATGCAGATCTATCTGAGCCCCCTCGCAAGAAGGACTGGGTCTTCTGACACCGCCAAATCTGCGCCCACGGTGCCTGCCAACAGTGGGCCCAAGAGCGTGCCAGCCACCCAGAAGTCAAAGACGAGCGCTAAAACGCAGTTGAGGAAAATGACCCCGACCTTTACCTTAAACCTGCAGAAAACCACAACCAGTCAGAGCACACCACTGGACACACCAAAAAGCAAAAGCCCCATCAAATCCCCCAGCCAGTACTTTCAGATTTGTTACTGA